A region from the Silene latifolia isolate original U9 population chromosome 7, ASM4854445v1, whole genome shotgun sequence genome encodes:
- the LOC141591278 gene encoding aquaporin TIP3-1-like, translating into MAPPRRYEFGRPEEATHPDSMRATLAEFVSTFIFVFAGEGCQLALRKLYGVETPTGASSLIMIALAHAFGLFAAVASSLNVSGGHVNPAVTFGALVGGRISIIRAILYVIAQLLGSVVATLLLKLSTDGMRPVGLGVAYGEGTMNALILEIVMTFSLVYTVYATAIDPKRGSLGTIAPLAIALVVGANILVGGPFDGASMNPARAFGPALIGNRWRHHWVYWVGPLIGGAIAGVIYEFIVIPTHEAPLGHQPLAPEDY; encoded by the exons ATGGCACCGCCTCGTCGATATGAGTTTGGAAGGCCTGAAGAAGCTACCCATCCTGACTCCATGCGAGCTACCTTGGCTGAATTCGTGTCCACTTTCATCTTTGTCTTTGCTGGTGAAGGCTGTCAGCTCGCTCTTA GGAAGTTATACGGAGTGGAAACCCCAACCGGAGCATCATCATTGATAATGATAGCATTGGCACATGCATTTGGGTTGTTTGCAGCAGTAGCGTCGAGTCTAAATGTATCCGGTGGACATGTAAATCCAGCTGTTACATTTGGTGCTCTTGTCGGAGGCCGAATCTCCATTATTCGTGCTATCCTTTATGTCATTGCTCAACTCTTGGGCTCCGTTGTCGCTACCTTGCTCTTGAAGCTTTCTACTGATGGCATG AGGCCAGTTGGATTGGGAGTGGCTTATGGAGAAGGCACTATGAATGCCTTGATCCTCGAGATCGTGATGACATTTAGTCTGGTATACACAGTCTACGCAACCGCCATTGATCCCAAGAGAGGTAGTCTAGGAACCATCGCACCTCTAGCCATCGCCTTAGTCGTAGGTGCAAACATCCTAGTTGGAGGCCCATTCGATGGGGCCTCAATGAATCCAGCTAGAGCTTTTGGACCCGCTTTGATCGGAAACAGGTGGAGGCATCATTGGGTTTATTGGGTTGGACCGTTGATCGGAGGTGCCATTGCGGGTGTAATTTACGAGTTTATTGTGATTCCGACTCATGAGGCTCCTCTTGGTCACCAACCTTTGGCACCCGAAGATTACTAG
- the LOC141592685 gene encoding uncharacterized protein LOC141592685 has protein sequence MSGREVREYTNLSDPKDKKYGKGKDKIDDEDITFQRMVAKMQEVAGERGGYLHGRGALDSDDLLYLKEQMEAEQDAERLLRRTEKRAFAAFKRAANLADSSPAPAPLPLRVEPKPKSGIRQQDLLKTVVEIKPKRLKLSSPSDTTETALSNHKVEEATHREKGSELSSNVQDSTKGHDATKSLLGLAYESSDSED, from the exons ATGTCTGGAAGAGAAGTTCGAGAATACACCAATCTCTCCGACCCTAAAG ATAAAAAATATGGTAAAGGTAAAGATAaaattgatgatgaagacatcACTTTCCAACGCATGGTCGCTAAG ATGCAAGAGGTTGCTGGAGAACGTGGTGGCTATCTGCATGGGAGAGGCG CTTTGGACAGTGATGATCTTCTCTATCTAAAGGAGCAAATGGAGGCCGAACAAGACGCTGAGCGTCTATTGCGCCGCACTGAAAAACGAGCATTTGCTGCCTTCAAAA GAGCTGCAAATTTGGCGGATTCTTCCCCTGCACCAGCGCCTTTACCTCTACGTGTCGAGCCAAAGCCAAAGAGTGGGATAAG GCAGCAAGATTTGCTGAAGACAGTTGTAGAGATAAAACCAAAGAGGCTGAAATTGTCAAGCCCATCTGATACGACCGAAACTGCTTTGTCGAACCAcaaggttgaggaagctacacaTAGGGAAAAAGGTTCTGAGTTATCATCAAATGTACAAGATTCAACGAAAGGTCATGACGCCACGAAATCATTGTTAGGTTTGGCTTATGAAAGTTCTGATAGTGAGGATTAA
- the LOC141592691 gene encoding protein argonaute 1, with amino-acid sequence MVRKKRTDQSAVGESSNPQQAGGSAGRGGGGQPMPPQAVGGTGGRGGGGQPMHPQQSASGGRGGGQPPQQAGGRGGGGPQMPPQQAGGRGQQMPPQQAGGRGGGGQQMPPQQAGGRGGGGQPMPPQQAVGGQQGGGRGMAPQGPQGGRGGRGSGQRGGMVPQQYGGPPPEFQGRGGGQPQGRGGSSAGGGRGGGPMGGPFRPLVPEQHQASQAPFQPGGMPPQAMTVPPAELAEASSPVPPVQAGPSQVQQQLQQLSVQEGSSSQAIQPLPVSSKAVRFPLRPGKGSTGTRCIVKANHFFAQLPDKDLHQYDVSITPEVTSRGVNRAVMGQLVKLYRESHLGKRLPAYDGRKSLYTAGPLPFTIKEFKITLVDEDDGSGAPRRERDFKVVIKLAARVDLHHLGMFLQGRQADAPQEALQVLDIVLRELPTTRFSPVGRSFYSPHLGRREPLGDGLESWRGFYQSIRPTQMGLSLNIDMSSTAFIEPLPVIDFVTQLLNRDVTSRPLSDSDRVKIKKALRGVKVEVTHRGNMRRKYRISGLTSQATRELTFPVDESGTMKSVVQYFYETYGFNIQHTQWPCLQVGNQQRPNYLPMEVCKIVEGQRYSKRLNERQITALLKVTCQRPQERERDIVQTVHHNAYHADPYAQEFGIKIDERLASVEARVLPAPWLKYHDTGREKNVLPQVGQWNMMNKKMVNGGKVNNWICINFSRNVQDNIARSFCAELAQMCQISGMVFNPDPVLQVLSARPDQVEKALKTRYHDAMTKLQQRELDLLVVILPDNNGSLYGDIKRICETELGIVSQCCLTKHVFKMSKQYLANVSLKINVKVGGRNTVLVDAISRRIPLVSDRPTIIFGADVTHPHPGEDSSPSIAAVVASQDWPEVTKYAGLVCAQAHRQELIQDLYKSWEDPNRGQVSGGMIKELLISFRRSTGHKPQRIIFYRDGVSEGQFYQVLFYELDAIRKACAALEPNYQPPVTFVVVQKRHHTRLFANNHRDRNSVDRSGNILPGTVVDSKICHPTEFDFYLCSHAGIQGTSRPAHYHVLWDENKFTADELQSLTNNLCYTYARCTRSVSIVPPAYYAHLAAFRARFYMEPETSDSGSMMSGAVSGRGGMSAAGGRSTRAPPPNAAVRPLPALKESVKKVMFYC; translated from the exons ATGGTGAGGAAGAAGAGAACTGATCAATCTGCGGTAGGAGAGAGTTCTAATCCTCAGCAAGCTGGGGGTAGTGCTGGAAGAGGTGGCGGTGGTCAACCAATGCCACCGCAAGCTGTTGGAGGTACTGGTGGGAGAGGTGGTGGCGGTCAGCCTATGCATCCACAACAATCTGCTAGTGGTGGGAGAGGTGGTGGTCAGCCTCCACAACAAGCCGGTGGGAGAGGTGGCGGCGGCCCACAAATGCCTCCACAACAAGCTGGTGGGAGAGGCCAGCAAATGCCTCCGCAACAAGCTGGTGGGAGAGGTGGTGGTGGCCAGCAAATGCCTCCACAACAAGCTGGTGGGAGAGGTGGCGGCGGCCAACCAATGCCTCCACAACAAGCTGTTGGGGGTCAACAAGGCGGAGGAAGAGGAATGGCTCCCCAGGGTCCTCAAGGAGGCCGTGGAGGACGTGGGAGTGGCCAGCGTGGTGGCATGGTGCCTCAGCAGTATGGTGGACCTCCGCCAGAGTTCCAAGGTAGAGGTGGTGGTCAGCCTCAGGGCCGTGGCGGTAGCAGCGCTGGTGGCGGCCGTGGTGGTGGTCCTATGGGCGGGCCATTCCGTCCTCTAGTTCCCGAGCAGCACCAAGCTTCCCAGGCTCCCTTTCAACCTGGGGGGATGCCGCCTCAAGCAATGACTGTGCCACCTGCTGAACTGGCTGAGGCCAGTTCTCCTGTGCCACCTGTGCAGGCTGGCCCTTCACAGGTTCAGCAGCAGTTGCAGCAACTGTCTGTCCAAGAAGGCTCATCTTCTCAGGCTATTCAGCCTTTGCCTGTCAGTAGCAAAGCAGTGAGGTTCCCTCTCCGACCTGGGAAGGGTAGCACTGGAACCCGATGTATCGTGAAAGCAAATCACTTTTTTGCTCAGTTACCCGATAAGGATTTGCACCAATATGAT GTTTCAATTACGCCAGAGGTGACATCACGGGGTGTCAATCGCGCTGTCATGGGGCAATTGGTGAAGCTCTACAGAGAATCTCATCTTGGGAAGAGACTCCCTGCATATGATGGAAGAAAAAGTCTTTATACAGCTGGTCCACTTCCATTTACTATTAAAGAGTTCAAGATAACCCTTGTTGATGAGGACGACGGGTCCGGGGCACCAAG ACGAGAAAGAGATTTCAAGGTTGTGATCAAACTTGCTGCACGAGTGGATCTGCATCATCTAGGCATGTTCTTACAAGGTCGTCAGGCAGATGCACCTCAAGAAGCTCTTCAAGTGCTTGATATAGTATTGCGTGAATTGCCCACTACTCG TTTCTCACCAGTTGGCCGCTCATTCTATTCACCTCATCTTGGGCGAAGGGAGCCACTAGGAGATGGTCTGGAGAGCTGGCGTGGATTCTATCAGAGTATTCGACCAACCCAAATGGGGTTATCTCTGAACATTG ATATGTCTTCCACGGCTTTCATTGAGCCATTGCCGGTCATCGACTTTGTTACTCAACTGCTTAATAGGGATGTGACTTCCAGACCTTTATCTGATTCTGACCGAGTGAAG ATTAAGAAGGCTTTAAGAGGGGTTAAAGTTGAAGTCACACACCGGGGAAACATGCGCAGAAAATACAGGATTTCTGGGTTAACATCACAAGCTACTAGGGAGCTTAC TTTCCCTGTTGATGAAAGTGGCACTATGAAGTCTGTTGTGCAGTACTTTTATGAGACCTACGGTTTTAACATTCAACACACACAGTGGCCATGTCTACAAGTTGgaaaccaacaaagaccaaattaTTTGCCTATGGAG GTGTGCAAAATTGTTGAGGGACAAAGATACTCCAAAAGATTGAATGAACGGCAAATTACTGCCTTACTGAAGGTCACTTGTCAGCGTCCCCAAGAAAGAGAGCGAGATATTGTGCAG ACTGTGCATCATAATGCATATCATGCTGATCCATATGCTCAAGAGTTCGGTATTAAAATCGATGAGAGGCTTGCTAGTGTTGAAGCACGTGTACTACCTGCACCATGG CTGAAATATCATGATACTGGTAGGGAGAAGAACGTCCTGCCCCAAGTTGGTCAATGGAATATGATGAATAAG AAAATGGTCAATGGAGGGAAAGTTAACAACTGGATATGCATTAACTTTTCACGTAATGTGCAAGATAATATTGCTCGCAGTTTCTGCGCTGAGCTTGCACAAATGTGTCAAATATCTGGCATG GTATTCAATCCTGACCCGGTTCTTCAAGTCCTCTCTGCTCGTCCAGATCAGGTGGAGAAGGCTCTAAAAACCCGTTATCATGATGCTATGACCAAATTGCAGCAAAGGGAGCTTGATCTGCTTGTTGTGATTCTTCCTGATAACAATGGCTCTCTCTATG gTGACATCAAAAGAATTTGTGAAACAGAACTTGGGATTGTCTCGCAATGCTGCTTGACAAAACATGTTTTTAAGATGAGCAAGCAATATCTTGCAAATGTTTCTTTGAAGATAAATGTGAAAGTGGGTGGAAGGAATACAGTGCTTGTTGATGCAATATCGAGGCGGATTCCTCTGGTTAGCGATAGGCCAACTATTATCTTTGGTGCAGATGTTACCCATCCTCATCCGGGAGAAGATTCTAGTCCATCCATTGCTGCT GTGGTTGCTTCTCAAGACTGGCCTGAAGTTACTAAGTATGCTGGTTTGGTTTGTGCTCAAGCACATCGTCAGGAATTGATCCAAGATCTATATAAATCTTGGGAAGATCCTAACAGGGGCCAAGTTTCTGGAGGAATGATCAA GGAACTCCTTATATCTTTCCGTAGGTCTACCGGTCATAAGCCACAACGTATAATATTTTACAG GGATGGCGTAAGTGAAGGCCAATTTTATCAAGTGCTGTTTTATGAACTCGATGCTATAAGGAAG GCCTGTGCTGCATTGGAGCCAAACTATCAACCACCTGTGACATTCGTCGTGGTTCAGAAACGACACCACACAAGACTCTTTGCCAACAACCATAGGGATCGTAATTCTGTTGATAGGAGTGGAAATATATTGCCTG GTACTGTGGTTGATTCCAAGATTTGCCACCCTACCGAATTTGACTTTTATCTCTGCAGTCATGCTGGCATTCAG GGCACTAGCAGACCAGCTCATTACCATGTTTTGTgggatgagaacaagtttactgCTGATGAGTTGCAGTCCCTTACCAATAACCTTTGTTATAC CTATGCTAGGTGTACTCGTTCTGTGTCAATCG TTCCACCAGCATATTATGCCCATCTAGCTGCTTTCCGTGCCCGATTCTACATGGAGCCTGAAACATCCGACAGTGGCTCAATGATGAGCGGTGCTGTTAGTGGCCGTGGAGGTATGTCGGCAGCTGGTGGACGTAGTACCAGGGCACCTCCTCCTAATGCTGCTGTTCGCCCTCTTCCAGCTTTGAAAGAGAGTGTGAAGAAAGTCATGTTTTACTGTTGA